In Solobacterium moorei, a single genomic region encodes these proteins:
- a CDS encoding homoserine dehydrogenase, translated as MKIGLLGHGTVGSGVRKIIDEMNTKEISQLEISKILVRYEKDITDERMTVDIYDIVEDSDIDVVVECIGGDEPAFSYVKAALFNGKHVVTSNKKMLVNHLGELLETARTRGVSLKYEAACGGGIPWMSNLDRTKRIDDIESFRGIFNGTTNYILSKMSNEGSEFAVALKEAQDCGYAEFDPSDDIDGMDTAYKVILSSCKGFGVLVSMQDIDIYGIRYISARDIAYACTHDYVCKLIGTGVKSNDGISATVIPTFVPKQNLFATISANFNAIESASRTLGKMTYVGQGAGCYPTAHAVVQDLIDLMYKQDIEVTSGESTRIDNKSRVSSFYVRSINLDCIQDMIEERIDEDTCITKKMSFVKLTSMIKTLEDDAVFVAEVMHDCK; from the coding sequence ATGAAAATTGGTTTATTGGGACATGGAACTGTCGGTTCTGGTGTTAGAAAAATTATCGATGAAATGAATACAAAAGAAATCTCTCAACTAGAGATTTCTAAGATATTGGTGCGCTATGAAAAGGATATTACTGATGAGCGTATGACAGTGGATATCTATGACATTGTGGAGGATTCTGATATTGATGTGGTAGTAGAATGTATTGGTGGTGATGAGCCAGCGTTTAGTTATGTCAAAGCAGCGTTATTCAATGGAAAACATGTTGTGACAAGCAATAAGAAGATGCTGGTGAATCATTTGGGAGAGCTATTAGAAACAGCACGTACACGCGGTGTTAGTTTAAAGTATGAGGCTGCTTGTGGTGGTGGAATTCCATGGATGAGTAATCTAGATCGAACAAAGCGTATCGATGATATCGAAAGCTTCCGTGGGATCTTCAATGGGACAACCAACTATATCTTAAGTAAGATGAGTAATGAGGGTTCAGAGTTTGCGGTAGCTTTAAAGGAAGCGCAGGACTGCGGGTATGCGGAATTTGATCCATCGGATGATATTGATGGCATGGATACAGCGTATAAAGTAATACTGTCAAGCTGTAAAGGATTTGGTGTACTCGTAAGTATGCAGGACATTGATATCTATGGAATTCGTTACATTAGTGCAAGAGATATTGCATATGCATGCACGCATGATTATGTATGTAAATTAATTGGCACAGGCGTAAAGTCTAATGATGGTATCAGTGCTACAGTTATTCCAACCTTTGTTCCAAAGCAGAATCTCTTTGCGACGATATCAGCAAACTTCAACGCAATTGAGAGTGCTTCAAGAACGCTTGGCAAGATGACTTATGTTGGTCAAGGCGCAGGTTGTTATCCAACAGCACACGCGGTTGTACAGGATTTAATTGATTTGATGTATAAACAAGATATAGAAGTTACATCAGGAGAGAGTACTCGCATCGATAACAAGAGTCGAGTATCCTCATTCTATGTTCGTTCTATCAATCTTGATTGTATTCAAGATATGATTGAAGAAAGAATTGATGAAGATACATGCATTACAAAGAAGATGTCTTTTGTCAAACTAACTTCTATGATTAAGACGCTAGAAGATGATGCGGTATTTGTGGCGGAGGTAATGCATGATTGTAAGTAA
- the thrC gene encoding threonine synthase: protein MKYISTRNKDKIVSSSEAIIQGLAEDGGLYTPQTVDQKVDLSSALKMNYLELAQYILSLFLSDFSHEQIQQCVQNAYQNSFENNEIAPLCKYHDGWLMELWHGPTSAFKDVALILLPHLLTAAYQNHNENDLISILTATSGDTGKAAINGFANVENTAITVLYPEIGVSDIQKRQMQTSLGKNVEVIAVKGNFDDCQRIVKEAMKDTAVLAACKHIKLSSANSINIGRLVPQIVYYFDSYAKLVKSGDIQLGDVINFVVPSGNFGNILAGYLAKQLGLPVKKLVCASNSNNVLTEFIRTGSYNANRAFIPTISPSMDILVSSNLERLLFLLSNHNDVLINQYMSSLKEDGHYTISDDLRHALQESFTAYDCSEEECKKVICDTFHKEHILIDPHTAVAVHACHAYKQESNDTAPCIVLSTASAYKFAKDVYAVLTGKSCDDEFEAMYALHDYTSVTIPKNLACLKDMDVRFTKAVEKEDALTAIAKRLEDLQHDYN, encoded by the coding sequence ATGAAATATATTAGTACACGAAATAAAGATAAAATTGTATCGTCCTCAGAAGCGATCATCCAAGGTCTTGCTGAAGATGGCGGACTCTATACACCACAAACAGTTGATCAAAAGGTAGATTTATCCTCCGCACTAAAGATGAACTATCTAGAGTTAGCACAGTATATTCTATCTCTATTTTTAAGTGACTTTAGCCATGAACAGATTCAACAATGTGTTCAAAATGCCTATCAAAACTCATTTGAAAACAACGAAATAGCACCACTATGCAAATATCACGATGGCTGGCTTATGGAGCTGTGGCATGGGCCAACCAGCGCCTTTAAAGATGTAGCCCTAATACTATTACCACATCTATTAACAGCCGCATACCAAAATCATAACGAAAATGATCTCATCTCCATTTTGACTGCCACAAGTGGTGATACCGGCAAAGCCGCAATCAATGGATTTGCGAATGTTGAAAACACTGCCATTACAGTACTCTATCCAGAAATTGGTGTATCCGATATTCAAAAGAGACAAATGCAGACATCACTAGGTAAAAATGTCGAAGTCATCGCAGTTAAAGGTAATTTTGATGATTGCCAACGTATCGTAAAGGAAGCGATGAAAGATACAGCTGTACTAGCGGCATGTAAACATATAAAATTATCTTCCGCCAACTCCATTAACATTGGTCGCTTAGTCCCACAAATTGTCTATTATTTCGACTCTTACGCAAAACTTGTTAAGAGTGGTGATATTCAATTGGGCGATGTTATAAACTTTGTTGTCCCTAGCGGTAATTTTGGTAATATCCTTGCTGGATATCTTGCAAAACAATTGGGCTTACCTGTCAAAAAACTAGTATGTGCGTCTAATTCAAATAATGTACTAACAGAATTTATCCGTACAGGTTCCTACAACGCAAATAGAGCGTTCATTCCTACGATATCCCCATCGATGGATATCCTAGTATCCAGTAACCTAGAACGCCTTTTATTCCTTCTTAGCAATCATAACGACGTATTGATCAATCAATATATGTCCTCACTTAAGGAAGATGGGCATTACACAATTTCTGATGACTTACGTCATGCATTACAGGAAAGCTTTACAGCGTATGATTGTTCAGAAGAGGAATGCAAAAAGGTCATTTGCGATACCTTCCATAAAGAACATATTCTGATTGACCCACATACAGCAGTCGCTGTGCATGCATGCCATGCATATAAACAAGAATCAAATGATACAGCACCATGTATCGTACTATCCACAGCGAGTGCCTATAAATTTGCCAAGGATGTATATGCAGTTCTTACAGGAAAATCTTGTGATGATGAATTTGAGGCGATGTACGCTTTACATGACTATACATCAGTTACGATTCCAAAGAATCTAGCCTGCTTAAAAGATATGGATGTACGCTTTACAAAAGCCGTTGAAAAAGAAGATGCACTAACTGCTATCGCAAAACGCTTGGAGGATCTACAACATGATTACAATTAA
- a CDS encoding aspartate kinase, with translation MIVSKFGGSSVASKEQFEKVKRIVEANANRKFIVVSACGKENCDDYKVTDLLYLLHAHINYGVSYETIFSLVKEKYQRICGSLALKIDLEKEFASIKEMLDTHAPVDYIVSRGEYLTARCMAEYLGAKFLDAKDVIAFKYNGDFEKIKQNLDRLVDMNRKYVIPGFYGALPNGQIKVMSRGGSDITGSILANITDAEVYENWTDVSGILVADPHIIDNPQQIPVITYSELRGMSYMGANVLHDDAIFPVREKNIPIHILNTNEPDNPGTFIQDDCQEYDKANGTSTVTGITGRRDYASFTVVKSHSSTEVGFLRRLLFIFEEYHISIESVPITVDTFTVIVQKGAIEQCKYEILAKIKKELEPDELMLEEDLAMVAIVGRGMKQVPGASGQLLSEFGNHKINIKVINQSADELSVVVGVSNHDFHNAIRCIYERFIQEERKHA, from the coding sequence ATGATTGTAAGTAAGTTTGGTGGCTCGTCTGTGGCCAGTAAAGAACAATTTGAAAAAGTGAAACGTATTGTAGAAGCGAATGCGAATCGTAAGTTTATTGTCGTAAGTGCGTGTGGTAAAGAAAATTGTGATGATTATAAAGTGACAGATTTACTTTATCTTTTACATGCACATATTAACTATGGTGTATCATATGAAACAATTTTTAGTCTTGTAAAAGAGAAATATCAACGTATCTGTGGTTCACTTGCGTTAAAGATCGATTTAGAAAAAGAATTCGCAAGTATCAAAGAAATGTTAGATACACATGCGCCAGTTGACTACATCGTTTCACGTGGTGAGTATTTAACTGCTAGATGCATGGCCGAATATTTAGGTGCGAAGTTTTTAGATGCGAAGGATGTAATTGCGTTTAAATATAATGGTGACTTTGAGAAGATTAAGCAGAATCTAGATAGACTTGTGGATATGAATCGGAAGTATGTTATACCTGGTTTCTATGGTGCTTTACCAAATGGACAAATCAAGGTGATGAGCCGTGGTGGGAGTGATATTACAGGTTCAATCTTGGCTAATATCACAGATGCGGAAGTTTATGAAAACTGGACGGATGTATCTGGAATATTAGTGGCGGATCCTCATATCATTGATAACCCACAACAAATTCCAGTGATTACGTATAGTGAGCTGCGTGGAATGAGCTACATGGGTGCTAATGTACTCCATGATGATGCAATTTTCCCAGTCCGTGAAAAGAATATTCCTATTCATATCTTGAATACCAACGAGCCAGATAATCCTGGAACATTCATTCAAGATGATTGCCAAGAGTATGATAAAGCCAATGGTACTTCAACTGTTACGGGTATCACTGGAAGAAGAGACTACGCTTCCTTTACAGTTGTAAAGAGTCATAGTTCTACAGAGGTTGGCTTTTTGCGTAGATTATTATTCATCTTTGAGGAATATCATATTTCTATCGAGAGTGTTCCGATTACGGTTGATACATTTACGGTCATTGTACAAAAGGGCGCAATCGAACAATGTAAGTATGAGATTCTTGCGAAGATCAAGAAGGAATTAGAACCAGATGAACTGATGTTGGAAGAAGACTTAGCGATGGTAGCCATCGTTGGAAGAGGTATGAAACAAGTGCCAGGTGCTTCTGGTCAGTTATTAAGTGAGTTTGGCAATCATAAGATCAATATTAAAGTAATCAATCAGAGTGCAGATGAATTATCTGTTGTGGTAGGAGTATCAAATCATGACTTCCACAATGCGATTCGCTGCATCTATGAAAGATTCATTCAAGAAGAGAGGAAACATGCATGA
- a CDS encoding aspartate-semialdehyde dehydrogenase: protein MKIGILGATGAVGRQMLECIEEQNLAVEELRLFSSPRSTGRVLSFRGEGITVQVVDEQSFEGLDYVLGAVSNALTKEYLPLIQKAKAVLIDNSSAFRLQDDVPLVVPEINGEDAFDHHGIISNPNCSTIIALMAIAPIHRLSKIKHVNATTFQAVSGAGVEGMRELREQILQLDKGEEVHPNVFPAQIAYNCIAQIGTYLDDGYTTEEVKMHNEGRKIMHAKDLQVNCTCVRVPVYRSHSISLTVETEQEVSLDAIRQAIKNFPGVELIEDHVPAPVEASNQDIVYVGRVRKDISRENSISLWCCGDQIRKGAASNAVSIMTYLEKSR, encoded by the coding sequence ATGAAAATTGGAATTTTAGGTGCGACAGGTGCTGTTGGTAGACAGATGCTCGAATGTATTGAAGAACAAAACCTCGCAGTAGAAGAATTGCGTTTATTTTCTAGTCCAAGATCAACTGGACGTGTATTATCTTTTCGCGGCGAAGGAATTACCGTACAGGTTGTAGATGAACAATCTTTTGAAGGACTAGATTATGTGTTGGGTGCTGTATCCAACGCACTAACAAAGGAATATCTACCTTTGATTCAAAAGGCAAAGGCAGTGCTCATTGATAATTCTAGTGCTTTTCGTTTACAGGATGATGTGCCGTTAGTTGTTCCAGAGATTAACGGGGAAGATGCGTTTGATCATCATGGTATTATTTCAAATCCAAACTGTTCTACGATTATTGCGTTAATGGCAATTGCGCCAATCCATCGCTTATCTAAAATCAAACATGTAAATGCGACAACATTTCAGGCAGTCAGTGGTGCAGGTGTTGAAGGGATGCGCGAATTGCGCGAGCAGATTTTACAGCTTGATAAAGGAGAAGAGGTTCATCCAAATGTCTTCCCAGCGCAGATTGCGTATAACTGTATTGCCCAGATTGGCACGTACTTAGATGATGGGTATACAACAGAAGAAGTGAAGATGCACAATGAAGGTCGGAAGATCATGCATGCAAAGGATTTACAGGTTAATTGTACTTGTGTACGTGTACCGGTATATCGTTCTCATTCTATTTCTTTGACAGTTGAAACCGAACAAGAAGTATCATTAGATGCGATTCGTCAAGCAATTAAAAACTTTCCTGGTGTAGAACTGATTGAAGACCATGTGCCTGCACCAGTTGAAGCCTCCAATCAGGACATTGTTTATGTAGGTCGTGTGCGCAAGGATATAAGTCGAGAAAATAGTATTAGTCTTTGGTGTTGTGGAGATCAGATTCGTAAAGGTGCTGCTTCAAATGCGGTTAGTATCATGACGTATTTAGAGAAGAGCCGATGA